GATCATTTTTCAGGGCAAGAAAATTCTCAGCGCCATCTTCGACATGGATGGCACGATGTTCGACACCGAGCGCCTGCGTTTCAAAACCTTGAAACAGGCCTCGCTGGAAATCTTCGGCAAGGCCTTGAGCGAGCACACGCTCATCGGCTCGCTCGGCCTGAGCGCGAAAAAGGCCGAAGCCCTCGCCAAGGCCCACAACGGCGACGCTTTCCCTTACGCGCAAATCCGCCAGCGCGCCGATGAGCTTGAGCTGGAGTACGTGCGCAACCACGGCGTACCGATCAAGCCCGGCCTCCTGGAAGTGCTGGAACGGCTGCGCAAGTCCGGCCTGACCCTCGCGGTGGCCACGTCCAGCCGCCGCGCCATCGCCGAGGAATACCTGATCAACGCCAACGTGCTCAAGTACTTCGACATCACCGTTTGCGGCGACGAAGTCAGCCAGGGCAAACCCCACCCGGAAATCTTCCTGCGGGCCGCCCGTGCGCTCAATTGCGAGCCCGGCCAGTGCTTCATGGTCGAGGATTCGGAAAACGGCCTGCTGTCGGCCATTCGCGCCGAAGGCCAGGCCATTCTGATCGAAGACATCAAGCCCCCCGCGCCCGAGGTCAAGGCCGGCGCCCTCATGGCTTACCGCGGCATGCATGCGTTTCTCGCCGACCTGAGCGAGTGCGTGCCCGACCTGGGCATGCCGGCACTCGGTGAACCCTTTCCCGCCTCGCTTAACCAGTTTCGCGTGGGCATCCACGGGTTCGGCGCGATTGGCGGCGGTTACCTGACCCAGGTGCTCTCCCATTGGGATGGCTATACCCGCCCCTGTGAAATCATCGCCGCCACCCGTTCACGCATGCTCAGGGAGTCGGTCGCCGCGTTCGGCCGGTATAGCGTGCGCTACGGCGCCACCTCGTTCGACCAGACGATCGAGAATGTGTGCATGATCGACATGGACGACGCGCAAGCGGTCATCGACATGTACAACACGGCCGAAATCGTCGGGCTGAGCCTGCCCGAGCAGGCGATCCAGCACCAGGCCAAAGTCATTGCCCAGGGCCTGCTGCAACGGTTCGAGCGGCGCGGGCGCGAGTTGACCCTTCTGATTGTGCTGAACAAGATCGGCGGCGCCGCGTTCGTGCGGCGCCAGGTGCAGGCGCAGCTGGCGTTGCTTTGTACAGCGGACATCTGCAAGCAGGTGCTGGAAAAGACCCATTTTGCCGAAACCGTGGTCAGCCGCATTGTTTCCAAGATCAGCAATGATGCGCTGGTGCGCCAGTTGCGCATCAAGTCGCAGATCTTCCAGAACAGCCTGGACGACGCGCCGACGGCCAACCGCCAGCCCTCGGCACCAACGCCTGAATACGAACGCCTGATCCGCCACTTCAGGCCTTTTGCCCAATCCAGCACTGCCCTGAGCCAGTTGCACCTGATCCTGTTCAACAGCGAGCCCGACATGCCGCTTTACGTCGAGCGCGGCAGCGACCTGCTGGAGCGCTTGCGCCAGGTGAAAACGGTGACGGACATCACCCAGATCCAGATCATCAAGAACCGCTTGTGGAACGGCCCGCATGCCATCATTGCCTGGTACGCGAGCTTGCTGGGGCACACCTGGGTTGGCCAGGGCATGGGCGATGCACGCGTGAGTGCGCTGGCCGAGCGCTTGATTCACCAGGAAGTGGCCCCGGCTTTGATGGCTGAGTACCCGCAAATGGCAGAGGTCGTCAGCGAGTTTGCCAATGCGTTTCTCGAACGCTGTAAATCCTCGTTCAAAGACCCGTGCGCACGCGTTGGCCGCGACCCGATGCGCAAGCTGCAGCGTAACGAACGCATCCTCAGCAGCATCGACCTGGCGCGCAAACATGGCCTTGAAACGCCAGCACTGGCGTTTGGTGCCGCCCTGGCCATTCACTATGCGCTGCGCTGCAGTGCCGGCAAAGACCGTGAGGCGCAGTTGATGCAGGCGCTGTACAAAGAGAATGATGAACGCGTCGAGGCGGTACTGACGCATGATGGGGATTACCACGGCAAACCTTACCCGGGGCTGGACCCGGTTGGTGATGCGGCGTTGATCGCCAGCATTTCGGCACACTTCCGGCGTTTGCAGGAACAGGACGGGGCTGACTGGGGCTGGTCACAGCCGGTAATAGCTGATGTGGCGACTGCATCCAGCAGGATTTGACCGTTTGCCTTCAAGTGTTTTTCGCCTGTGAGAGCGAGCGCCGCTGGTGCGGCGCATCGCGGCGGTCCGACGCCTCGGTAAATCCGCTCCTACAACAGCGGGCAACGGTTCGGCACCTGTAGGAGCGGATTTATCCGCGATGCGCCGCGAAGGCGGCGCTCGATCTCACAGGCGCCAAACTTCCACCGCCCTCCCCCCGCCCAATTCACGACTGGCCGTTCCCGATCCGCCCCGGATGTATTATCGTGGCGTGGTGCGCATGCAACAGCAGCCCGAGTGAGCGGGCGCTGCAAGACAATCGAGGGTGTCATGAGTAACGAAAGCATTAATTGGGACAAGCTGGGCTTCGACTACATCAAGACCGACAAGCGCTACCTGTCCGTATGGCGCAATGGTGAGTGGGACAACGGCACCCTGACCGAAGACAACGTGCTGCACATCAGTGAAGGCTCCACCGCCCTGCACTATGGCCAGCAGTGCTTCGAAGGCCTCAAGGCCTACCGCTGCAAAGACGGCTCGATCAACCTGTTCCGCCCCGACCAGAACGCCGCCCGCATGCAGCGCAGCTGCGCACGCCTGCTGATGCCGCAGGTGCCGACCGATGTATTCATCGAAGCCTGCAAGCAAGTGGTCAAGGCCAACGAGAAGTTCGTGCCGCCGCACGGCAAAGGCGCCCTGTACCTGCGCCCGTTCGTGATCGGCACTGGCGACAACATCGGCGTGCGCGCCGCCCCCGAGTTCATTTTCTCGGTGTTCGCCATCCCGGTTGGCTCGTACTTCAAAGGCGGCATGAAGCCGCACAACTTCCAGATTTCCAGCTTTGACCGCGCAGCCCCACAAGGCACTGGCGCAGCCAAGGTCGGTGGCAACTACGCCGCCAGCCTGCAACCAGGTGCCGAAGCGAAGAAAGCCAACTTCGCCGATGCCATCTACCTGGACCCGCTGACCCATACCAAAATTGAAGAAGTGGGCTCGGCCAACTTCTTCGGTATCACCGCCAACAACGAGTTCGTCACCCCGAAATCGGCTTCGGTGCTGCCGGGCATCACCCGCCTGTCGCTGATGGAACTGGCGCAATCGCGCCTGGGCCTGACCGTGGTCGAAGGCGACGTCGAAATCAACAAGCTCGACCGCTTCCTCGAAGCCGGCGCCTGCGGCACTGCCGCGGTCATTACCCCGATCGGCGGCATCGAATACAACGGCAAGCTGCACGTGTTCCACGACCTGGAAAAGGTCGGCCCGGTTACCCAGAAGCTCTACAACGAGCTGACCGGCATCCAGAGCGGTGACGTTGAAGCGCCAGCCGGCTGGATCGTCAAGGTCGCCTGAGGCGCCTGAGTGCATCAAGAACGGGGCGTCAGCCCCGTTTTTTATTGCACGCTGACACAGCCAGATGAATTTTTCTTAAATCGCCGGTTGTCTATTCTTTGGCACAATCAAGTCTCCCCTAGACGCCCAGGAACCAGCATGCCACGCGTACTGACCATCGAAGACGACGCCGTCACCGGCCAGGAAATCGTTGCCGAACTCACCAGCCACGGGCTGGACGTGGAGTGGGCCGACAACGGCCGCGAAGGCCTGGCCAAGGCCATAGCCGGTGGCTACGACCTGATCACCCTCGACCGCATGCTGCCCGAGGTCGATGGCCTGACCATCGTTACCACCCTGCGCAACCTCAAGATCACCACGCCCATCCTGATGATCAGCGCTCTCTCCGATGTCGACGAACGCGTACGTGGCCTGCGCGCTGGCGGTGACGACTACCTGACCAAGCCGTTTGCTTCCGACGAAATGGCCGCACGGGTAGAGGTGCTGCTGCGCCGCAACAGCGTGCCCATGACCCAGACCCGCCTGCAGGTCGCCGACCTCGAACTGGACCTGATCAGCCACGAAGCTCGCCGTGGCGAACAGGCGCTGAGCCTGCTGCCCACCGAGTACAAACTGCTGGAGTACCTGATGCGCCACAGCGGCCAGGTGATCACGCGGATGATGATCTTCGAGGAAGTCTGGGGCTACCACTTCGACCCCGGCACCAACCTGATCGACGTGCACATCGGCCGCCTGCGCAAAAAAATCGACTCCCCCGGCCAGTCGCCGCTGATCCGTACCGTACGGGGCTCGGGCTATGCCATTGCTGAACCCGTCTAAGGGCTGGAGTTCGTCAACCAGCCGCCTGCTGGCGCTGTACAGTTTTCTGTTCGTGGCCTGGAGCAGCATCCTCATGGGGGTGCTGTACTTTGAGGTGTCCAGCTACCTGAACAAACTCACCCGCCACTCCATGCTGCAGCGTCAGCACCTGTTCGCGCACATGACCGGCAAGCAGCTGGACGACGCCCTGATCGCCAGCCAGGCGTTCGAAGAGCGCGCCTTCGATGCCTACGGCCTGTTCGACCCCCAGCTCAACCCGATTGGCGGGCGCATCCGCGCCATCCCCCAGGAACTTGGCCTGGACGGCAAGGTACACGAGCTCAAACGTTGCCTGGACGCAGACGACCCCCACCTGCCGCGCGACAGCTGCGACGCGGTCGCAATCAAGATCCAGGACGGTCGCTGGCTGGTACTGGTGCGTGACAACGGCTCGTTGTTCGTGGTCACCCGCATTATCCTGGACGCCCTGCTGTGGGGCATATCCCTGACCTTGATCCCCGGTTTTGCCGGCTGGTACCTGCTGCGCCGTCGGCCGCTAAAGCGCATCCGCGCCATTCAGGCCCAGGCCGAGCTGATCGTGGCCGGCGACCTCACCCACCGCCTGCCGCTGTCGGCACGTCGCGACGAACTGGACATGCTGGCGGCCATCGTCAACGCCATGCTCGATCGCATCGAACGGCTGATGCACGAGGTCAAAGGCGTGTGCGACAACATCGCCCATGACCTGCGCACCCCGCTCACCCGCCTGCGCGCCCAGTTGTACCGCATTCGCCAGCAAAGCGACGTCGACTCGGCCCAGTCCGAGGCACTGGACCAGGCAATAGGCGAAACCGACACGCTGATGGCCCGTTTTCGCGGCCTGCTGCGCATCAGTGAGCTGGAAGACCGCCAGCGCCGGGCCGGCTTCGTGCAACTGGACCCGCATGAGCTGTTGACCGAATTGCACGATTTCTACCTGCCCTTGGCCGAAGACGGTGCCATTCGCTTGCAGCTGGAGCAACCCGCGCAGTTGCCGGCCCTGCATGGCGACCGGGAATTGTTGTTCGAAGCACTGGCCAACCTGGTGGGCAACGCCATCAAGTTCACCCCCGAGGGTGGGCAAGTGGCAATCAACGCAACGCAAGACGAACAAGGCGTGCACATCGCCATCGAAGACAGTGGGCCGGGGATTCCCGAGCAGGAACGGGCAGCCGTGTTGAAGCGTTTTTACCGCAGTGACGAAGGCCATCGCCACCCGGGGTTCGGGCTGGGGTTGTCGATTGTAGCGGCGATTGTCGACCTGCATGGTTTCGGGCTTGAGGTAGGGGCCAGCGCGCTGGGTGGCGCGAAGCTGGTGTTGCATTGCCCGCTCGCGGGGCACGCGAAGTAAGCCAAGGGGGCCGCGTGGCGGCCCTGTTTTCAACAATCAGCATTTGCCAGAAGCATTGGCCGCGCTACCCTGTGCCGCGTACCCGACCACGGAACGCCACCCCCCATGCTCCATCTGCTGCTCACCACCCTTGTACCCATCATCCTGCTGATCGCCCTGGGCACCTTGTTGCGCGTGCGCGGCTTCCTTGCCGAAAGCTTCTGGCCCGGCGCCGAGCGCCTGAGTTACTACGTACTGTTGCCTGCCCTGTTCCTGCATGGCCTGGCCACCGCCAACCTGGACGGCGTGCCGGTGCTGGGCATGGTCGGCGTGCTGATGCTTTCGACCCTGCTCGGCGCGGTGCTGCTGGTGGTTTACCAAAGTGCGGTCAACCATGACGGCGCCGACTTCACGTCGGTGTTCCAAGGCGGCGTGCGCTTCAACAACTACATCGGTGCCACCCTGGCCGCCGGCATTTATGGCACCGCCGGCATTGCCCTAGCGGCAGTGGCCAACGCTGCCATCGTGCCGATGGTGAACCTGCTGTGCGTGCTGGTGTTTGCCCGCTTCAGCGCTCGGCACAGCTCGCCGGCGACCGTGCTGCGCGCAATCTTTGCCAACCCGCTGATCATCGGCTGTGCCGGCGGCTTGTTGCTGCGCGTGACCGGCCTGGGGCTGCCCGAAGGCCTGGAACCCACCGTCAAGGCACTGGGCCAGGCCGCCCTTCCCCTTGGCCTTTTGTGCGTGGGCGCGGCGCTGGGCGGCGCCAGCCTCGGCCAGCAAGTGCGGCCGCTGCTGGCGGCCTCGCTGTTCAAGTTTCTGGTCATGCCCCTGACCACCTGGGCGCTGTGCCGCCTGCTCGGCCTGAGTGGGCAGGCGGCCGTGGTAGCGGTGCTGTTCCAGGCCTTGCCCACCG
The genomic region above belongs to Pseudomonas sp. PSKL.D1 and contains:
- the mtlD gene encoding bifunctional mannitol-1-phosphate dehydrogenase/phosphatase, whose protein sequence is MIIFQGKKILSAIFDMDGTMFDTERLRFKTLKQASLEIFGKALSEHTLIGSLGLSAKKAEALAKAHNGDAFPYAQIRQRADELELEYVRNHGVPIKPGLLEVLERLRKSGLTLAVATSSRRAIAEEYLINANVLKYFDITVCGDEVSQGKPHPEIFLRAARALNCEPGQCFMVEDSENGLLSAIRAEGQAILIEDIKPPAPEVKAGALMAYRGMHAFLADLSECVPDLGMPALGEPFPASLNQFRVGIHGFGAIGGGYLTQVLSHWDGYTRPCEIIAATRSRMLRESVAAFGRYSVRYGATSFDQTIENVCMIDMDDAQAVIDMYNTAEIVGLSLPEQAIQHQAKVIAQGLLQRFERRGRELTLLIVLNKIGGAAFVRRQVQAQLALLCTADICKQVLEKTHFAETVVSRIVSKISNDALVRQLRIKSQIFQNSLDDAPTANRQPSAPTPEYERLIRHFRPFAQSSTALSQLHLILFNSEPDMPLYVERGSDLLERLRQVKTVTDITQIQIIKNRLWNGPHAIIAWYASLLGHTWVGQGMGDARVSALAERLIHQEVAPALMAEYPQMAEVVSEFANAFLERCKSSFKDPCARVGRDPMRKLQRNERILSSIDLARKHGLETPALAFGAALAIHYALRCSAGKDREAQLMQALYKENDERVEAVLTHDGDYHGKPYPGLDPVGDAALIASISAHFRRLQEQDGADWGWSQPVIADVATASSRI
- a CDS encoding branched-chain amino acid aminotransferase, with protein sequence MSNESINWDKLGFDYIKTDKRYLSVWRNGEWDNGTLTEDNVLHISEGSTALHYGQQCFEGLKAYRCKDGSINLFRPDQNAARMQRSCARLLMPQVPTDVFIEACKQVVKANEKFVPPHGKGALYLRPFVIGTGDNIGVRAAPEFIFSVFAIPVGSYFKGGMKPHNFQISSFDRAAPQGTGAAKVGGNYAASLQPGAEAKKANFADAIYLDPLTHTKIEEVGSANFFGITANNEFVTPKSASVLPGITRLSLMELAQSRLGLTVVEGDVEINKLDRFLEAGACGTAAVITPIGGIEYNGKLHVFHDLEKVGPVTQKLYNELTGIQSGDVEAPAGWIVKVA
- a CDS encoding response regulator transcription factor gives rise to the protein MPRVLTIEDDAVTGQEIVAELTSHGLDVEWADNGREGLAKAIAGGYDLITLDRMLPEVDGLTIVTTLRNLKITTPILMISALSDVDERVRGLRAGGDDYLTKPFASDEMAARVEVLLRRNSVPMTQTRLQVADLELDLISHEARRGEQALSLLPTEYKLLEYLMRHSGQVITRMMIFEEVWGYHFDPGTNLIDVHIGRLRKKIDSPGQSPLIRTVRGSGYAIAEPV
- a CDS encoding sensor histidine kinase; this translates as MPLLNPSKGWSSSTSRLLALYSFLFVAWSSILMGVLYFEVSSYLNKLTRHSMLQRQHLFAHMTGKQLDDALIASQAFEERAFDAYGLFDPQLNPIGGRIRAIPQELGLDGKVHELKRCLDADDPHLPRDSCDAVAIKIQDGRWLVLVRDNGSLFVVTRIILDALLWGISLTLIPGFAGWYLLRRRPLKRIRAIQAQAELIVAGDLTHRLPLSARRDELDMLAAIVNAMLDRIERLMHEVKGVCDNIAHDLRTPLTRLRAQLYRIRQQSDVDSAQSEALDQAIGETDTLMARFRGLLRISELEDRQRRAGFVQLDPHELLTELHDFYLPLAEDGAIRLQLEQPAQLPALHGDRELLFEALANLVGNAIKFTPEGGQVAINATQDEQGVHIAIEDSGPGIPEQERAAVLKRFYRSDEGHRHPGFGLGLSIVAAIVDLHGFGLEVGASALGGAKLVLHCPLAGHAK
- a CDS encoding AEC family transporter, yielding MLHLLLTTLVPIILLIALGTLLRVRGFLAESFWPGAERLSYYVLLPALFLHGLATANLDGVPVLGMVGVLMLSTLLGAVLLVVYQSAVNHDGADFTSVFQGGVRFNNYIGATLAAGIYGTAGIALAAVANAAIVPMVNLLCVLVFARFSARHSSPATVLRAIFANPLIIGCAGGLLLRVTGLGLPEGLEPTVKALGQAALPLGLLCVGAALGGASLGQQVRPLLAASLFKFLVMPLTTWALCRLLGLSGQAAVVAVLFQALPTASSSYVMARQMGGNAPLMATIIALQTVAAAVTLPVMLTLTLT